One Salmo trutta chromosome 12, fSalTru1.1, whole genome shotgun sequence genomic region harbors:
- the LOC115203719 gene encoding FH1/FH2 domain-containing protein 1-like, with protein sequence MAVITCRVQYLEDSDPFVCTNFPEPRRPPPYDLYENTALIEQIAGVHKLLEAPLKLEECALQMAPNGNYLDLDQSLGEQKDDVEQLYDDVAKGKKPILILRTQLSVRVHSILGKNPLLLFRPT encoded by the exons ATGGCTGTTATAACCTGCCGAGTGCAGTATCTGGAGGACTCGGACCCTTTCGTGTGTACCAACTTCCCGGAGCCACGGAGACCGCCGCCCTATGATCTGTACGAAAACACCGCCTTGATCGAGCAGATAGCCGGGGTTCACAAACTCCTGGAGGCACCGCTGAAG TTGGAGGAGTGTGCTCTGCAGATGGCCCCCAATGGGAACTACCTGGACCTGGACCAATCACTAGGGGAACAGAAAGATGATGTGGAACAGCTCTACGATGACGTGGC taAAGGGAAGAAACCCATCCTGATCCTGAGAACTCAGCTATCTGTCAGAGTCCACTCCATTCTAGGTAAGAATCCGCTCCTCCTTTTCCGTCCCACTTGA